AGTTTGCTGATGAGCTTAAGAATATTGCCAAGGGGATAAAGGGAGCAAAAGGTTTTGCTTCAATTGGTGAAAGCATGAAACAGCTATACCATATAGTTGAGCATCTTAAGGACTCTGAAAGCCACTATGTGCGAGAGGAGAACGTACTTTTTCCCTCACTTGAGAAGCATGGGATTAAAGAACCGCCGGCGGTTATGTGGATGGAACATGACAAGATAAGAGAGATAAAGAAGAATGTTTACCGCATAGTTGATGGTCATAAAAGTATGGCTTTTCAAGACTTTGCCAAGCAACTGGATGAAGCAGCACTGGCTTTGACTGAGATGCTATCGAGTCACTTTTACAAAGAGAACAACATTCTGTTCCCAACTGCTTTACAGGTTATAGGTGAAAACGAGTGGCCTGATATAAGACATCAATTCGATGAGCTCGGTTATTGCTGCTTTACTCCCGAGCCGGCAAGGATAGCTATTGGGGAGGTGGAGAGGCCAGCCTTTAAACCAGAGATGGAAGGCATGGTTTCTTTCGAAACCGGGGCTTTATCGGGGGAGGAACTCGAAGCGCTCCTTGACACCTTGCCGGTGGATGTGACTTTTGTGGGCAAAGATGACACAGTCCGATACTTCAGCCAGTCCAAGGACAGAATCTTCCCCAGAGCTAAAGCAATTATCGGACGGAAAGTTCAACAATGCCATCCTGAAAAGAGTGTACATGTTGTCAATCAGATATTGGAAGATTTTAGAAGCGGCAAGAGAGATACAGCCCAGTTTTGGATTAATCTGAAGGGTAGACTGATTTATATTCGGTACTTTGCTGTTCGTAAAGACGTTGAATACCTGGGATGTCTGGAAGTTACTCAGGATATCACGGATGTGAAGATGATTGAGGGAGAAAAGAGACTGCTGGAGTATTGAAGGAGAAGTAAAGTGAAACCAAGAGAGATAAGGCCTGGGATTCACCGTGTAGGGGCGATTGACTGGGACAGACGGCTGTTTGATTCGCTTATACCGCTTCCCGACGGTACCAGCTATAACTCGTATCTGATTAAGGGGAGCGAAAAAGTTGCTCTTATAGACACGGCAGACCCGACTATGGAGCAGGTGCTGGTAAATCACCTGGACGAGCTTAAAGTCAAAAACATAGATTATGTGATTGCCAATCACGCCGAGCAGGACCACTCAGGTAGCATATCTTATGTCCTTGAGAAATATCCTAAGGCAAAGGTCATATGCACCCCTAAATGTAAGGGGATGCTGATAGACTTGCTTTTGGTTCCGGAAGACAGGTTCATAACCGTCGAGGACAAAGAAACTATTTCGCTGGGAGACAGGACACTTGAGTTCATTCATACTCCATGGGTTCACTGGCCTGAGACCATGGTGACCTACTTGAGAGAAGAAAAGTTTCTGTTTTCTTGTGATTTCTTCGGCTCTCATCTGGCTACGACTGACACGTATGTTACTGACGAAGGGCAGGTATACGAGGCGGCCAAGAGGTATTATGCCGAGATTATGATGCCCTTCCGAACGATTATCCAGAAGAACCTGGAGAAAATAAAAGATTACAAGATTGAACTTGTCGCTCCCAGCCATGGGCCTATGTACGATAAACCTGAGTTTATCACCGAAG
This is a stretch of genomic DNA from Chloroflexota bacterium. It encodes these proteins:
- a CDS encoding FprA family A-type flavoprotein produces the protein MKPREIRPGIHRVGAIDWDRRLFDSLIPLPDGTSYNSYLIKGSEKVALIDTADPTMEQVLVNHLDELKVKNIDYVIANHAEQDHSGSISYVLEKYPKAKVICTPKCKGMLIDLLLVPEDRFITVEDKETISLGDRTLEFIHTPWVHWPETMVTYLREEKFLFSCDFFGSHLATTDTYVTDEGQVYEAAKRYYAEIMMPFRTIIQKNLEKIKDYKIELVAPSHGPMYDKPEFITEAYHSWVFGEPKNIVVLPYVSMHGSTRKMVAYFVEALAQRGVTVKQFDLTVTDIGKLAMALVDAATVVIGTPTVLAGPHPNAVYAAFLANALRPNLKFASIIGSYGWGGRTVEQLIALMPSLKVEILEPILAKGYPREADFKALESLADAIAQKHKEHGFV
- a CDS encoding DUF438 domain-containing protein, which encodes MAEGRKEILKGLLKKLHEGADPEQMKEEFKKTLGDVPPTEIAAVEEELIKEGMPREEIQKFCDVHLAVLKESLEKKETLAPAGHPIHILMEEHKLLLQFADELKNIAKGIKGAKGFASIGESMKQLYHIVEHLKDSESHYVREENVLFPSLEKHGIKEPPAVMWMEHDKIREIKKNVYRIVDGHKSMAFQDFAKQLDEAALALTEMLSSHFYKENNILFPTALQVIGENEWPDIRHQFDELGYCCFTPEPARIAIGEVERPAFKPEMEGMVSFETGALSGEELEALLDTLPVDVTFVGKDDTVRYFSQSKDRIFPRAKAIIGRKVQQCHPEKSVHVVNQILEDFRSGKRDTAQFWINLKGRLIYIRYFAVRKDVEYLGCLEVTQDITDVKMIEGEKRLLEY